The Coffea arabica cultivar ET-39 chromosome 1e, Coffea Arabica ET-39 HiFi, whole genome shotgun sequence genome has a window encoding:
- the LOC113694911 gene encoding uncharacterized protein, with product MSPPRNLREVQRLNGRLAALNRFLSQSAEKALPFFKVLKKADQFSWTEECQAAFDRLKQYLHYLPTLASPRLEEKLYLYLSAADEAVSAVLIRDEGTQVPVYYVSRALRGPETRYTQVEKLVLGLVHAARRLKPYFLAHPISVRTDQPLRQILVRPDASGRLTKWAVELGEYDLSYEPRTAIKAQGLADFLAELTFTEGRESTSAIAEVSTPHLWTLYVDGSSNGDGSGAGLLLEGPQGEVCSYALRFDFLATNNEAEYEALIAGLQLARRLGAQRIYVRSDSQLVVCQVHGEYEAKDETMQRYLSKVHQLIAYFESFEIQRIPRSQNRRADALSGLASTSFSDLNKTILVEVLSELGYMEEVACPVNTGETWMSPFILFLGQGVLPENRAEARKIQRKSARYALRDGELYKRSYLGPWLRYVTPKAGRQVLREIHERLCGAHVGHRMLARKTLLLGVLWSYRTTPRSSTQETPFSLTYGTEAVIPAELLTPSPRLTAYVAEVNGEERQLDLDHIDEKRDLASARTASYKNTLTHYYNARVKYRRFLPGDLVLRKNSVSRAELQGKLGPKWEGLYRVVESSLSGYCKLSYRDGTLVPRTWHAENLRLYYA from the exons ATGTCCCCACCTCGGAACCTCCGGGAAGTCCAGAGGCTGAATGGACGCCTGGCTGCACTGAACCGCTTCCTATCCCAGTCCGCAGAAAAAGCTTTGCCCTTTTTCAAGGTGCTTAAGAAGGCCGATCAGTTCTCCTGGACTGAGGAGTGTCAGGCTGCTTTCGACAGGCTGAAGCAATACCTGCACTACCTACCCACCCTCGCTTCACCTCGGCTCGAGGAGAAGCTGTACCTCTACCTCTCCGCAGCGGACGAGGCTGTCAGCGCTGTGCTCATCCGGGATGAGGGCACTCAAGTGCCAGTCTACTATGTCAGCCGAGCTCTCCGTGGGCCGGAGACTCGATACACTCAAGTGGAAAAACTTGTGCTAGGACTAGTCCACGCCGCCCGACGGCTGaaaccctatttcttagctcATCCCATCTCCGTCAGGACCGACCAGCCCCTCCGACAGATACTGGTGCGGCCCGATGCCTCCGGGCGCCTCACTAAGTGGGCCGTTGAGTTGGGGGAGTACGACCTGTCGTATGAGCCGCGTACCGCCATAAAAGCTCAAGGCTTAGCTGATTTCTTGGCCGAGCTCACCTTCACGGAAGGTCGAGAATCCACCTCCGCCATTGCCGAAGTGTCCACCCCACACCTGTGGACATTGTATGTGGACGGATCCTCTAATGGAGATGGCAGTGGAGCAGGACTGCTCCTGGAGGGCCCCCAGGGTGAAGTGTGCTCGTACGCCCTCCGCTTTGACTTCCTGGCCACCAACAATGAGGCCGAGTATGAGGCCTTGATCGCGGGGCTCCAACTAGCCCGCAGGCTTGGTGCACAGCGGATCTACGTCCGCAGCGACTCCCAACTCGTAGTCTGCCAAGTCCATGGTGAGTATGAGGCCAAGGACGAAACCATGCAACGGTATCTATCCAAAGTCCACCAACTCATCGCATACTTCGAATCTTTCGAAATTCAGAGAATCCCCCGCTCCCAGAATAGGCGGGCCGACGCCTTATCCGGGTTGGCTTCCACCTCATTCTCTGACCTCAACAAGACCATTTTGGTGGAAGTGTTGAGCGAGCTGGGATACATGGAAGAGGTAGCCTGCCCTGTGAACACGGGAGAAACATGGATGAGCCCGTTCATCCTTTTCTTAGGACAGGGAGTCCTCCCCGAGAACCGAGCCGAGGCGAGAAAGATACAACGCAAATCTGCTCGATACGCGCTCCGCGATGGAGAACTGTATAAACGCTCATACCTTGGCCCATGGCTGAGATACGTCACGCCCAAGGCAGGACGCCAGGTCCTCCGTGAGATACATGAACGCCTATGTGGGGCTCACGTCGGCCATAGGATGTTAGCCAGAAAGACCTTACTTCTTGG TGTTCTGTGGTCATATCGGACCACGCCGAGGTCATCCACGCAAGAGACCCCCTTCTCCTTGACCTATGGAACCGAGGCTGTCATCCCTGCGGAGCTCCTCACACCCAGTCCTCGGCTAACAGCCTATGTAGCCGAGGTGAACGGAGAGGAGAGGCAGCTAGATCTCGACCACATTGACGAGAAAAGAGACCTTGCCTCAGCTCGGACAGCTTCCTACAAGAACACCCTGACACACTACTACAATGCCCGCGTCAAGTATCGGCGATTCCTGCCAGGAGACTTGGTGCTTAGAAAAAACTCGGTCAGCAGAGCTGAACTACAAGGGAAATTAGGCCCGAAATGGGAAGGGCTTTACCGAGTTGTGGAATCTAGTCTAAGTGGGTATTGTAAACTAAGTTACCGAGATGGCACTCTAGTGCCGAGGACTTGGCACGCCGAGAACCTCAGACTGTATTATGCTTGA
- the LOC113694927 gene encoding uncharacterized protein: MVPPNFKLPALRSYDGRGDPEDHLRTFLSAFRLYCVPDAVICRAFPIFLQGTARKWFWSLEPRSIASLDELIDRFIHRFVSSRPITKTSAYLLNLQQAPGESLRSYVQRFNEENVQIPDQHEQVTIAAFTNGLIAGIFNTEIHRDYPRTLRELWDRVDQGIRSEDLNRMKREAQATRTGQDSRRKKDAGRAEQGPSGSSGQFRDRRSVFDWIVKGRSSTSDAELTPLNSSRTHVLTVMRQNHIGRNPPEIPRRRDKRNSNLYCAYHRDVGHETEDCNDLKREIENLIRQGYLKQFVRKDGGFNRRVSHRENRGPRRDDRRDTNMLCRGPENRKEDKPPPRDGSPGYGPNIVGVINTIAGGPTGGDSQNSRKRTYRQAGMEVAEPSSRLSEVITYGPTDPVPAASSNYESLVIEVLTNNYIVKKVYVDPGSSVDVLYYRTFESLKLTKEQLTPVRTPLVGFGGHVVHPEGMVTLMVTIGRHPCCRNVPVSFAVVKADSPYNMLIGRPTINALRAVYSTYHLSFKFPTPEGVAEVSSNVGAARECYLATIQAAVTPRPSPKSEEKRPAVLSIDCIDPQKAGEPNRLEPGDEVEQVVLDEAKPDQVIQVGAGLPSPLKEEMISLIKDHRDVFAWSADEVVGVPLELMIHQLNVNPQADLCDRNEGTSAPNVARPYRMRSTSSCLPR, from the coding sequence ATGGTCCCCCCAAATTTCAAACTTCCCGCCCTACGTTCCTACGATGGCCGAGGTGACCCCGAGGATCACCTCCGCACCTTCCTTTCTGCATTTCGGCTCTATTGCGTCCCCGACGCAGTAATTTGCCGAGCTTTCCCCATCTTCCTACAGGGCACGGCCCGAAAGTGGTTCTGGAGTTTAGAACCGAGGAGCATTGCCTCACTAGATGAGTTGATAGATCGGTTCATCCACCGCTTTGTATCATCTCGTCCGATCACGAAGACTTCGGCCTACCTCTTGAACCTGCAGCAAGCCCCCGGCGAGTCACTGCGCTCCTACGTGCAGAGGTTCAATGAGGAAAACGTGCAGATACCTGATCAGCATGAGCAGGTAACCATAGCTGCCTTCACCAATGGGCTGATCGCGGGAATCTTCAATACTGAGATACACCGGGATTACCCCCGCACACTTCGGGAACTCTGGGATCGAGTAGATCAGGGAATCCGAAGTGAAGATCTAAACCGCATGAAGCGAGAGGCTCAAGCCACTCGTACCGGGCAAGATTCCCGGAGGAAAAAGGATGCCGGCCGGGCCGAACAAGGCCCCAGCGGATCGTCGGGTCAGTTCCGAGACCGCCGAAGTGTCTTTGATTGGATCGTCAAAGGCAGGTCGTCCACCTCGGACGCCGAGCTTACACCACTCAACTCCAGCCGTACTCATGTCCTGACTGTGATGAGGCAGAATCACATCGGCCGAAACCCACCTGAAATTCCGAGGAGGAGAGATAAGAGAAACTCAAACCTCTACTGCGCCTACCACCGGGACGTTGGGCACGAGACGGAAGACTGCAATGATCTGAAGCGAGAGATCGAGAATTTGATCCGACAGGGATACCTGAAGCAATTCGTCCGCAAGGATGGAGGCTTCAACCGAAGAGTCTCCCACCGGGAGAACCGGGGCCCCCGCCGAGACGACCGGCGGGACACGAACATGCTTTGCCGAGGTCCCGAAAATCGTAAGGAGGACAAGCCGCCTCCACGCGATGGATCACCGGGCTACGGCCCCAACATCGTCGGGGTGATAAACACCATCGCGGGAGGACCAACGGGAGGAGACAGCCAGAACTCCCGGAAGCGGACCTACCGCCAGGCCGGGATGGAGGTGGCCGAGCCGAGCTCTCGGCTGTCCGAGGTCATCACCTATGGTCCCACTGACCCAGTTCCTGCGGCCTCCAGCAATTACGAATCTCTTGTGATTGAAGTCCTCACCAATAACTACATAGTCAAAAAGGTCTATGTTGACCCCGGAAGCTCGGTGGACGTCTTGTACTACCGAACTTTCGAGAGTTTGAAACTGACCAAGGAGCAACTCACTCCTGTCAGAACTCCCCTCGTTGGATTCGGGGGACACGTCGTCCATCCGGAGGGCATGGTGACCCTGATGGTAACAATCGGGCGACATCCATGCTGCCGAAATGTGCCTGTCAGTTTTGCGGTGGTCAAAGCAGACTCTCCCTACAACATGCTGATAGGCCGGCCCACGATCAACGCCTTGAGAGCCGTATACTCCACCTACCACCTGAGTTTTAAATTCCCAACACCTGAGggggtggccgaggtgagcaGCAACGTGGGTGCCGCCCGGGAATGCTACCTCGCCACCATTCAAGCAGCAGTCACACCCCGGCCCTCGCCGAAGTCAGAAGAAAAGAGGCCAGCGGTCCTCTCCATAGACTGCATCGACCCTCAGAAGGCAGGAGAGCCCAACAGGCTTGAGCCTGGGGATGAGGTGGAACAAGTGGTCTTGGATGAAGCGAAACCTGACCAAGTGATCCAAGTAGGGGCCGGACTCCCCTCACCCCTGAAAGAAGAAATGATCTCCCTGATCAAGGACCACCGAGACGTCTTCGCGTGGTCCGCAGATGAAGTGGTCGGAGTGCCACTCGAGCTCATGATTCATCAACTCAACGTTAACCCACAGGCGGACCTGTGCGACAGAAACGAAGGCACTTCGGCCCCGAACGTAGCAAGGCCATATCGGATGAGGTCGACAAGCTCTTGCCTGCCAAGATGA
- the LOC113694937 gene encoding putative late blight resistance protein homolog R1A-3: protein MAFSPTCVDSILLNLEIFFAKMDVQELLDNNAEIDAFEQLLEIEDNLEVLKLELRLVRTFFICARILWSNPEPAEKIIDRLVRLGSFLFSHQDSVKKNAMESHSLSLRLEEDAFSLLSDAFKLVQDCQNNIYSFKQDFEKFYITLLGCLSQSSSAALRDHELMEFMDSLLENLVNILLQDDCYGDVQLLIHALQEKIKFLKSFIVFAIYRGVEERQLADVLAHSQVVAVNAAYLSCLCWFDKDEEEVHDKVKLKISDLLEGIKPIDPRAHEIYIQVLTAPGLSGSPPTLNLVTISSVLGDFVDSLLGNIWDLLHCGRSFMVSMKILYEGLRFLRTILKNQQVKFDELDEQMIDLIVVVVNEAGIIICSLFPNHIAKGMDLAVTEFLEKIKLVKADLAPIYPRTSIFSFPSTRELDFIDLLLENLKGLANNIVYSVSLTKDRVQEVEEDLEFLKSRFENVAKYYNQHEKPQVLWSSIMEVTIRAEFVIHSLRGGDLSDSCCIPFNTIAEDIKLIKAEVLEIDDQEQGFISKKAVKISSSVPSESGISKTNEVMVPLSDQIEIVTTLLVRGSKKLEIVSILGMPGLGKTTLAKKLYNDPSVRCHFHTFAWSTVSQVYNGKNLLLEILVCIVPTKMKEVDLVEELYKRLKRNRYLIILDDLWDGEAWTLMEKSFPDDANGSRILLTSRNHKVALNVGPTNKLHHLRSLTDEESWELLRKKVFHNEECPPALHELGVQIAKNCKGLPLIVIIIAGILATREPDGWEEVAQRLSSYTVLGTEECRDILELSYRNLPDYLQRCLLYFGAFKEDQEIPIWRLKYLWIAEGFVQETEMKSLEDVAEEYMIDLIDRSLVMVAKRRSLGKIKTCHIHDLLHEFCVLKAKEENFLRFLHGNDDSCIYNVSSNIHRLGIYSKLELFERSILFCPRLRCLLLSADGCRYPFQQPNISFVFHIFKLLRVLDLGQFNVGDCFPSEVELLVELRFLAIKGTMRSIPSSIANLSNLETFLLDSNDAALPDTILNMNKLRHLHTIAQHTRFSFEKVNLDSSSILHSLDTLSTAWISYGQGIEKIVRKFPNIRELKCELDYEELAASTENRGSIVDLSFLNRLESLNIIHDDYATICKIEYHFPLNLKKLTLSYFPCGTVSTLGKLPNLEVLNLSYGPHDWKIWEMKEGEFPKLKTLRMGALCTLRWIGCDDSLPL from the coding sequence ATGGCCTTCTCCCCCACTTGTGTTGATTCGATCTTACTCAATCTGGAGATTTTTTTTGCTAAAATGGATGTTCAGGAGTTGCTGGATAACAATGCAGAAATCGATGCATTCGAGCAGCTATTGGAGATAGAAGATAATTTGGAAGTCCTGAAGCTGGAGTTGAGACTTGTCAGAACATTTTTTATCTGTGCCAGAATATTATGGAGCAATCCAGAACCTGCAGAGAAGATTATTGATCGTTTGGTACGTCTGGGATCTTTCTTGTTTAGCCACCAAGATTCTGTTAAAAAAAATGCTATGGAGTCGCACTCTCTTTCCCTTAGACTGGAAGAGGATGCATTCTCATTACTTAGTGATGCCTTTAAGTTGGTCCAGGATTGTCAAAATAACATCTATTCTTTTAaacaagattttgaaaaattctacaTCACTTTGTTGGGTTGCTTATCGCAATCCAGCTCGGCTGCTTTAAGAGATCATGAACTCATGGAATTCATGGATTCCCTGTTAGAGAATCTAGTCAATATTCTCTTACAGGATGATTGTTATGGAGATGTGCAGCTACTAATTCATGCTCTtcaagaaaagataaaattctTGAAAAGTTTTATTGTCTTTGCCATTTATCGAGGGGTTGAGGAAAGGCAGTTGGCAGATGTCTTGGCTCACTCTCAAGTTGTAGCTGTCAATGCAGCATACCTCTCTTGCCTGTGTTGGtttgacaaggatgaagaagaAGTCCATGATAAAGTGAAGTTGAAGATTTCTGACCTCTTGGAAGGGATCAAGCCCATTGATCCCAGAGCCCATGAGATTTATATCCAAGTCCTGACTGCTCCAGGATTATCAGGATCACCGCCCACTCTGAATTTGGTGACAATCAGCAGTGTATTGGGGGACTTTGTTGATTCTCTCCTGGGAAATATTTGGGACCTACTACACTGCGGTAGGAGTTTTATGGTTTCCATGAAGATACTTTATGAGGGACTACGATTCTTGAGAACCATTCTCAAGAATCAGCAGGTGAAGTTCGATGAGTTGGATGAACAAATGATCGATCTTATCGTAGTTGTTGTCAATGAGGCAGGGATTATAATTTGCTCTCTTTTTCCAAACCACATAGCCAAGGGAATGGATCTGGCAGTCACTGAATTTTTGGAAAAGATCAAACTTGTTAAGGCAGACTTAGCCCCCATCTATCCTAGAACATCAATATTCAGCTTTCCAAGTACCAGAGAACTGGACTTCATTGATCTTCTCCTAGAGAATCTAAAGGGACTGGCAAACAATATAGTCTATTCAGTTTCTCTTACAAAGGATAGAGTTCAAGAAGTGGAAGAAGATCTTGAATTCTTAAAATCTCGCTTTGAGAATGTTGCGAAGTATTACAACCAGCATGAAAAGCCCCAAGTTCTTTGGAGTAGCATTATGGAAGTGACAATCAGGGCAGAGTTTGTCATTCATTCCTTGAGAGGAGGAGATCTATCTGATTCTTGTTGCATTCCTTTTAACACCATCGCAGAAGATATTAAGCTTATCAAGGCTGAGGTCTTAGAGATTGATGACCAAGAACAAGGCTTCATATCCAAGAAAGCTGTCAAGATTTCGAGTTCTGTGCCATCAGAAAGTGGTATCTCAAAAACAAATGAAGTTATGGTACCTCTCTCTGATCAGATAGAGATAGTGACCACTTTACTTGTAAGAGGATCAAAGAAATTGGAAATTGTTTCCATTCTGGGTATGCCTGGACTGGGCAAGACAACTTTAGCCAAGAAACTTTACAATGATCCTTCTGTCAGATGCCATTTTCATACTTTTGCTTGGTCTACGGTTTCTCAAGTATATAACGGAAAAAATTTGTTACTTGAGATTTTGGTTTGTATTGTTCCTACTAAAATGAAAGAAGTTGATTTGGTTGAAGAACTCTACAAGCGTTTGAAGAGAAATAGGTATCTCAtaattttggatgatttgtggGATGGTGAAGCTTGGACACTCATGGAAAAATCATTTCCTGATGATGCTAATGGTAGTAGAATTCTCTTAACAAGTAGAAATCACAAGGTGGCTTTAAATGTTGGACCTACTAATaaacttcaccatcttcgctcaCTCACTGATGAAGAGAGCTGGGAATTGTTACGAAAGAAGGTATTTCATAATGAGGAGTGTCCTCCAGCACTACATGAGCTTGGAGTGCAAATAGCGAAAAACTGTAAGGGGCTACCTCTTATAGTTATCATCATAGCTGGAATTCTTGCAACGAGAGAGCCTGATGGCTGGGAAGAAGTTGCTCAAAGGTTGAGCTCCTACACTGTTTTGGGCACAGAAGAGTGCAGGGATATACTAGAGCTGAGCTATAGAAATTTGCCTGATTATCTGCAGCGATGCCTTCTTTACTTCGGAGCATTTAAAGAAGACCAAGAAATTCCAATTTGGAGGTTGAAGTATTTATGGATAGCTGAAGGGTTTGTGCAAGAAACTGAAATGAAGAGTTTAGAGGATGTGGCTGAAGAGTACATGATTGATCTAATTGACAGAAGCTTGGTCATGGTTGCCAAAAGAAGATCCCTAGGCAAGATTAAGACTTGCCATATTCACGATCTGTTGCATGAGTTTTGTGTCCTAAAAGCTAAAGAAGAAAACTTTTTGCGGTTCTTGCATGGGAATGATGACTCGTGTATCTATAATGTGTCAAGCAATATACATCGTTTGGGCATTTACTCCAAACTAGAGCTGTTCGAGAGGTCGATCCTATTTTGTCCTCGACTGCGCTGTCTGTTGCTCTCTGCTGATGGCTGCAGGTACCCATTTCAACAGCCAAACATCTCATTTGTCTTTCACATCTTCAAACTCCTCAGGGTATTGGATTTGGGGCAGTTCAATGTAGGTGATTGTTTTCCAAGTGAAGTAGAATTGCTTGTGGAGTTGCGTTTTTTGGCAATAAAAGGTACCATGCGCTCCATCCCATCATCCATAGCTAACCTTTCTAATTTGGAAACTTTTCTGTTGGATTCAAATGATGCTGCATTGCCCGATACAATATTGAACATGAACAAATTGAGGCATCTTCACACAATTGCTCAGCATACGAGGTTTTCTTTCGAGAAAGTCAATCTTGACAGCTCATCCATTCTTCATAGTTTAGACACCTTGAGCACTGCATGGATTTCTTATGGACAAGGCATTGAAAAGATTGTGAGAAAGTTCCCAAATATCCGTGAACTAAAATGCGAGCTCGATTATGAGGAATTAGCGGCATCTACTGAGAACAGAGGCAGCATTGTGGATTTAAGTTTTCTGAATAGACTGGAGTCCCTCAATATTATTCATGATGACTATGCTACAATATGTAAGATTGAGTATCATTTCCCTTTGAATCTAAAAAAGTTGACTCTTTCTTACTTCCCTTGTGGTACAGTCTCCACACTTGGAAAACTACCCAATCTTGAGGTCCTCAATTTGTCCTATGGACCCCATGATTGGAAAATATGGGAAATGAAAGAAGGGGAATTCCCTAAACTCAAAACCTTGAGAATGGGCGCATTGTGCACATTGAGATGGATAGGATGTGATGATAGCCTTCCCTTGTGA